In one window of Miscanthus floridulus cultivar M001 chromosome 12, ASM1932011v1, whole genome shotgun sequence DNA:
- the LOC136497351 gene encoding protein OXIDATIVE STRESS 3-like — translation MEAYVLFARGKEEVIRFEEQEEDIGCPSESSAARSTSSSSDGVDLADDASSSGSTCHFEMASLMTHLPIKRGLSKFFDGKSQSFASLAAVGGLEDLPKPPAKRLKTSRSCGVGLKDAHRGPNSATGKKQVSRARLTQPALGSAARRLVRARPLVTARPAAAGKPLLFA, via the exons ATGGAGGCCTACGTCCTGTTCGCGCGCGGCAAGGAGGAGGTGATCAGGttcgaggagcaggaggaggacatCGGCTGCCCGTCCGAGTCCTCCGCGGCGCGttccacgtcgtcgtcgtcggacgGGGTCGACCTCGCCGACGACGCCAGCTCGTCCGGGTCCACCTGCCACTTCGAGATGGCCTCCCTCATGACGCACCTCCCGATCAA GAGGGGCCTGTCCAAGTTCTTTGACGGCAAGTCGCAGTCCTTCGCGTCGCTGGCGGCCGTGGGTGGCCTCGAGGACCTGCCCAAGCCGCCGGCGAAGCGGCTCAAGACGTCACGGAGCTGCGGCGTCGGCCTCAAGGACGCGCACCGCGGTCCTAACTCTGCGACCGGCAAGAAGCAGGTGTCCAGGGCGCGGCTGACGCAGCCGGCGCTCGGCTCGGCGGCGAGAAGACTGGTGCGAGCGCGGCCGCTTGTAACGGCGAGACCGGCGGCGGCCGGGAAGCCCCTGTTATTTGCATAG
- the LOC136497462 gene encoding expansin-A10-like, giving the protein MAPPLLLFLLLLLPALSTGHQHPSSYGSSALSEWRPAKASYYAADPEDAIGGACGFGDLGKHGYGMATVGLSTALFERGAACGGCYEVKCVEDLKYCLPGTSIVVTATNFCAPNYGLPADAGGHCNPPNHHFLLPIQSFEKIALWKAGIMPIQYRRVKCLREGGVRFSVNGQHFFFTVLISNVGGAGDVRSVKIKGTELGWLSMGRNWGQVWHINCDMRGQPLSFELSSSDGKTLTSFNVVPKDWEYGKTYTGKQFLL; this is encoded by the exons ATGGCTCCGCCGCTCctgctcttcctcctcctcctcctcccggcccTCTCCACCGGACACCAGCACCCGTCCTCCTACGGCTCCTCCGCGCTCTCCGAGTGGCGCCCCGCCAAGGCATCCTACTACGCCGCCGACCCCGAAGACGCCATCG GTGGGGCGTGCGGGTTCGGGGATCTGGGGAAGCACGGGTACGGGATGGCGACGGTGGGGCTGAGCACGGCGCTGTTCGAGCGCGGCGCGGCGTGCGGCGGCTGCTACGAGGTCAAGTGCGTCGAGGATCTCAAGTACTGCCTCCCCGGCACCTCCATCGTCGTCACGGCCACCAACTTCTGCGCCCCAAACTACGGCCTCCCCGCCGACGCCGGCGGCCACTGCAACCCGCCCAACCACCATTTCCTCCTCCCCATCCAGTCGTTTGAGAAGATTGCACTCTGGAAGGCCGGCATCATGCCCATCCAGTACCGCCG TGTTAAGTGCCTCCGTGAAGGTGGTGTCAGATTCTCTGTCAACGGTCAGCACTTCTTCTTTACAGTCCTAATCAGCAATGTTGGTGGCGCGGGTGATGTTAGATCTGTGAAGATCAAAGGAACAGAGTTAGGATGGCTCTCGATGGGCCGCAATTGGGGCCAGGTGTGGCACATCAACTGTGACATGAGGGGACAACCCCTGTCATTTGAGCTCAGCTCAAGCGATGGCAAGACACTGACCAGTTTCAACGTGGTGCCCAAGGATTGGGAGTATGGCAAGACATACACGGGGAAGCAGTTTCTTCTGTAG